A portion of the Mytilus galloprovincialis chromosome 12, xbMytGall1.hap1.1, whole genome shotgun sequence genome contains these proteins:
- the LOC143054338 gene encoding uncharacterized protein LOC143054338 isoform X1, whose translation MITALNSNGGVKGVFASVIAVDQKYEIKTKAKIPNISSMNNFEFQAYGVVVRRAYQIGKGQCYQLDKTIPVPLKGFKMVVPFPEFVEEHHGKVAALKESVDMNENNNQNSNVTENMLENDELENENCDGLFACPEQSCVKEYTHPRFLESHICRGNHVYSKNENSYDKVKKIWSEKCIAVDRQYKVLVKSVSSEVSETKEGWALKTSRPCKRFTKKVKDYLYNIYLNCGTTGKRPNFDRLSIELKMQRIENGTKMFSREEWLSPSQIRSLFANYVKLGSPVLIKPEIIEDDEEIYNVLQEIETLEYHNGISELVTTIGSQFE comes from the exons ATGATTACAGCTTTAAATTCAAATGGTGGTGTAAAAGGAGTGTTTGCATCTGTAATTGCTGTTGACCAGAAGTATGAAATAAAGACCAAGGCAAAGATACCAAACATCAGTTCTATgaacaattttgaatttcaagCCTATGGAGTGGTAGTGCGACGTGCTTATCAAATAGGAAAAGGCCAATGTTACCAATTAGATAAGACAATTCCTGTTCCACTTAAAGGATTCAAG atGGTTGTCCCATTTCCAGAATTTGTAGAAGAACACCATGGAAAAGTGGCAGCATTAAAAGAAAGTGTTGACATGAACGAAAACAACAATCAAAACAGTAATGTCACTGAAAATATGTTAGAAAATGATGAGCTAGAAAATGAGAACTGTGATGGCCTTTTTGCATGCCCTGAACAGAGCTGTGTTAAAGAGTATACACATCCCCGATTTCTGGAGTCACATATTTGTAGAGGAAATCATGTCTACAgtaaaaatgaaaatagttatgACAAGGTCAAAAAAATTTGGTCTGAAAAGTGTATAGCAGTAGATAGGCAGTATAAGGTATTGGTAAAATCTGTATCGTCAGAAGTTTCAGAGACCAAGGAAGGATGGGCACTGAAAACATCCAGGCCTTGCAAACGATTCACAAAAAAGGTTAAAGACTACCTTTACAACATCTACCTGAATTGTGGCACAACTGGGAAGAGACCTAACTTTGATAGATTGTCAATAGAGTTGAAAATGCAAAGAATTGAAAATGGAACAAAAATGTTTTCTAGGGAGGAATGGCTTTCTCCATCCCAAATTCGAAGTCTCTTTGCAAATTATGTAAAACTTGGTTCACCAGTATTGATAAAACCAGAAATAATTGAAGATGATGAGGAAATTTACAATGTTCTGCAGGAAATAGAGACCCTTGAATACCATAATGGAATTTCAGAGTTGGTAACAACTATTGGTTCTCAGTTTGAGTAA